aatacattatatttaatgAAGGTGTATGCTGTCAGGTGACGTCAAATATAATTTCCATCTGAAATATAGTGGGAGTAGAAGTAAGTTAAACATAATGTAAACACTGAAGTAAAGTACCAGCACTTCACACTTGTGCATgtaagtacaatacttgagtgAATTTAGGCTTCTGTGTTACTTTCCGCCTCATGTTCAAGTACACTTTATGCCGTGTTTTTAAAGTACATCTTTTGATGGAGTTCAGAGTATTCTTTTGTACTTGTTTAGTTTTTTATGGAAGTGTGTTATACTGCAAAGTGTTATCATCAGGTTTTGTGCTGACCTGGagtgtttttcctccagctgGTGGAGAGCGAGGAGCAGTTTCAGCAGAGTTTAGCAGACGCTCTGGTGGAGGAGACCGCTgtcactgtgaatgtgtgagtacTGCTCCACCCTGTTAAAACTGCTGAAGTCAGCTGTCTGTTACAGGAAGTAGCACACAACTGGAAacacctcctgctcctctgttaTTGGAACGAGACTTGgttttatattattcattttgtatATCTTCTCTTAGACAAATGCAACTGTACCAATTTATTTACTAACAATTGATTTTTAATAATCAGACGCCGGGTGAACAAATAGTCTCTTTACAGCCTTTCTTTTGTTTAGATCTACTATAAACTCAACAAGAAGATATGTTGCATACTTTGGGAAAAACAGTTTTGCTGCGTTCATTATATAGTTATCCTAATTACCAGTTTCCGACTGGTAAATCATTTTAACATCAAGTCATAATTACAACTGGGAAACTCTGATATTTGACTTGGCACTTAATAATACATCTtaataatacatatatagtgTTAAATATTGTCACTGCACAGTATTTTAAACCCTCATGCAACCGTCTTGAGTTGTCTGATGAACACATGCAAGTCGTAAACATCCCAAATGACGTGAGCACAGAATTACCACCTCTGTTTGTTACATATCAGTGAATATATTCAGTCTGACAACAAGCATGTTAATTGTACCAATCAGGAGACTAGCTAAGAGTCTGCCTCTGCCTGTGGAGAATGAGGAGAGTCGTCCGAGGATAGACCTGGTGGTGTTTATCATCAACCTGACGTCAGAGCTCAGGTAACTTTCAAATCCttacatattcatattttaatctCCTCACCGGTGTGCCTCCCCAACCCACCTGAACACACAGGTGTAATATCTACTCTGTATTGCAGTTTTAGTTTGTCTGAATGAAACTCAATTAATTCTGCTTGTATGTTGTCTGtaaaacttcaaaacaaaagcctATCCGTAATCTTTAATTATTAGAGAAATGTGAACTGAATAGCATGCCATCCACTGCTTTAACTAGAACTATCCAGTGCTTCTTAACTACTCATGGAAGAAAGTTGTCTTCTCTTTTAATCTTACACTTTTAAAACTCATCCACAGACTAGTATTAAACTGAAAGGGCTAATTCCATCATTATATAGAAAAGAGCTCCTGATTTCTCCAGCGTGGTTTGGTctatatattgtatgttttatcaGTAATAATTACTGTGCTCTCCCAAGTTTTGATATATTGTCAAAACATAATATGATGTAATGGTTAATTCTGTgttgtgtattattttgttttgtcatagTTTCCAGTCAGCAGAAGCTTCCCTGAAATATTTGGATCCTGGATATTTCCTTGGAAAAGTCTGCTTCATGGTCACTAATGGTACGGGTTCAATTCTTTAAGTATTTGTTTGCTTGAATCACGTGAAGGAGGACACAACAGGAGCACAAGTTTACATACCTCATCTCTCCCTATAGTGTTAACTTTCAGCTCAGCCTTTTCTGAGTGTCTCACTCTGACTGGTTGCCCTCTTACCCATCCGTTTCTTGTAGCTCGTAATGCTTCAGTCCCCACAGAGTGCCTGGACGCTGTCAGAAAGCTGGCTGCGTCGCTCCACTGCCCCATGCTGTTTGCAGAGGATCAGGTTTGTATCAGTTTTTGTCACAAACATTGAGGAAAGCCATAGATTATTGCTCTTCATGGCCACAGTGGGAACAGGGtatctgttttcattatcgattaatcagcggattattttctcgattaatcgttttgtctataaaatgtctgaaaatagtgacaaattACCATTTAaatttcccacagcccaagTTGACATCCTATAATGTCTTTTGTATAAGCAGCAATCTAAAAACCCAGtgattcagtttactatcatgtaCAACAGAGAAAAGCGTCAAATCCTCATATtagagaaactggaaccagcaCATTTATGGTATTTTATTGCTTAGAAAATGACACTTTTACTGCTGCTAGCTACAGTAACATGGAAGCTCATCATCTCGTAATGGGCATGTGTCAATTCTAGCAAAAACTttgatgaattaataatttTCCATTGGTTAATCCATAtatccattttctgctgcttatctGGGTCAAGGTCACATtcatttaatctattttatCATTAGaaattattgttatatacttCTGGGAGTTACTGAATACAGTGTGATGTAATATACCTACTGGATTTGCATCATATATTCATACCTGTGGCCGGTATGGTCATAAACCCGGCTACAAGATTTTAAATTGCATTCTATGTGGTATTAAAAAGGTCTTAAGTTGAAGCTGTTTGTGCATCTGGATTATGTAGCTGGTTCTGTTGTTGACAACAGAACACCAAATCTCTCTAtagtctgtttttctgtctctttaaaaaGCAGTCTTGTGTAATGCTCTTCCCCTCTAGACACCAGATGGTGTGACCAATGCTACAGAGAGGCTGCTGACCATCCTGAAGGTGGCGGCCGGCCTTGTTCCCATGGCTACTGCTCTCGACCTGTCCAACCTGACTCGCTGCACTGTGCCCCCAGACATCGACCAGCCCAGCTTTGATTAATTCCTGTGGACGTTTCCTCTTTCAAGGGATGTCCTCTCTGACTTTTTcagtgtatatatttatttgtagtAGTCCATTGCGAACGGctaaaacattagcatgttattTCCTCTATTAGTTTTTACGTTACATGCTTGTGATTTGGCTTCTAGCTGCTGCAGCTTGTGCAGATCAGCAGAACTGTTTACTGAGGGGTTCttaaccaaccaaccaaccattTGTGGAGTccaaatttgaaataatatcTCTTGTGCTAGAATTGAAGACCATGCAAATGGTTAAGAACCCACCATAACCAGGTTCATGAACAAGTCTGCCTCCTGATATCTAAAGAACCCagcaggcctttttcacagaagacattttgacatataagctgcttcagtttcagggtcctgggaTTGTGCATGCTGGATCACTGTCActctgtcatgacttactgggacacttgaacagaacAAAGCCTTTCCTCTGACGGACTGCTTACAGCTACGTCAgatgttcattttgtgtatAATTAAGAGTTAAAGAGTCTGCACGCTCATGGTACACCCACCAggtgattttaattattttggccGATTAGCTCTCTTCTCTggactgtgtgggcgtgtaCAGTCTGCTTGATTgacgtctccctctctctctccttttagctttaaTGCAACTGTGAGGGCGGGACAAAAATGACAACTTAATCACTCCTATTAGCAATGGAGTCTGGTGACATGACGCAATTTccaacacctgtgtgggtgtgctggATCTCTGCTGGTCTTGTATATTATATCATGATAACAACATAATATGATGCTGCACAGCTTCATTCAGTGCTGCTGAATATTTCTGTATTGCATAGtgtatataattataatacagtacagtatgctttctgtgtatatactgtgtggTGTGTGCTTTTGACTTGGTGTcaatacaaagaaataaaagacgTCTATGATCAACAAAAGCAGGACTGACTGTTTATCTGGGTTGTACTGAAACTTTGAATTGAAGAAAAGGATATTTATGGACTCAATGTGAAGAGTATActacaatttattttaatctaCTCTTGGATTAATTATGTGACATAACTTACTTTAGTATTGTTACTTTAAAGATCAGTACATTACAAAATATCTTTGTTAAAATGGTGATGAATAATGACAGAATAATGCGATTATTACCCAGCCCTACTCTCAATTTTAGTACCATCGGAGAACCAAGCGAGGGGAACTAAACGTTTGGACAAATACGTCCTCTGTCCTGTTGAAAACAAGTAGGTGTTTGACCTCAGTTCGCCCCACTGTTGGTCAGACTTCgggggggaggaaaggggaggcAGAGGTGTGTGACCAGAGGAACTGTGCCTGGTGTCACGTCTGCATGCGCACActaacgcacgcacacacaaacactattaATAGTTCTTCATGGCAATTATCCATCATACCAGTTCACCAAAGACTGATGTGGCATCAAACCAAAAACTGGAAAGATAACGAGTGGGACTGGGGAACGTCAATGATAACGACAATATGTTTGACTCTCTTGGCTCTTTTGACACATTTAAGTCATCATAAACAGAAACACTTGACTggtcaaacaaaagaaatgattacTTTATTACACGGACTGAAACAAATGCTGTGGTGAAAGTGCACAGTAGGTCATGGGAAACTTGGCCAGAGTTTCAAAGTATCAACCCTAATGCTTCGTCGTTTGCCCAACAGGAAGTATCATCACAACCATATAACTCACTTCAAGAGgtgaaacaattaattgattagtcaacaGTCACGCTAGCAGCTCTTTAGCACAGCAGCTCacatcggcatgctaacat
The sequence above is a segment of the Enoplosus armatus isolate fEnoArm2 chromosome 2, fEnoArm2.hap1, whole genome shotgun sequence genome. Coding sequences within it:
- the pane1 gene encoding centromere protein M, with amino-acid sequence MSLLKPFSKLPGLNTANILLVESEEQFQQSLADALVEETAVTVNVRLAKSLPLPVENEESRPRIDLVVFIINLTSELSFQSAEASLKYLDPGYFLGKVCFMVTNGTGSIL